Proteins from a genomic interval of Coraliomargarita sinensis:
- a CDS encoding 3-keto-disaccharide hydrolase has translation MKCSLVFSSILITVALCSAQPVCCENAPKASALPDPTNEAALLEAGFKPLFNGKDLAGWKKVGGNASYEVKNGAIRGFGTKINRNTFLRTEKDYSDFIFVFQMKMLDRKGNSGCQFRSNHREGNGRVYGYQCEHDNFKKGKRAWTAGVYDEARRGWLYPGKLGGNDEVTKQAFTEQGVKLFDWDGWNTIVIRCQGRHIQTWLNGEKRADFIDKDEENFSPEGFFGLQVHSGESGDILWRNIYIKEL, from the coding sequence ATGAAATGCAGCCTAGTCTTTTCATCCATTTTAATAACCGTTGCACTTTGCTCAGCACAACCAGTCTGTTGCGAAAATGCGCCGAAAGCCAGCGCTCTTCCGGACCCTACCAATGAAGCCGCACTTCTGGAAGCCGGTTTTAAACCCCTCTTCAATGGCAAGGACCTTGCTGGATGGAAGAAAGTGGGCGGCAATGCCAGCTATGAAGTCAAGAACGGCGCAATCCGTGGATTTGGGACTAAGATCAATCGCAACACCTTTCTTCGAACCGAAAAAGACTACAGTGATTTCATCTTCGTATTTCAGATGAAGATGTTGGACCGCAAGGGCAACTCGGGTTGCCAATTCCGCTCGAATCATAGAGAGGGCAATGGTCGCGTCTACGGTTACCAGTGCGAACATGACAACTTCAAGAAAGGCAAGCGCGCCTGGACCGCTGGTGTCTATGATGAAGCACGACGGGGCTGGCTCTACCCCGGCAAGTTGGGTGGCAACGATGAAGTGACCAAACAGGCGTTCACCGAACAGGGCGTAAAACTCTTCGACTGGGACGGCTGGAACACCATCGTCATCCGTTGTCAAGGCCGCCACATTCAAACATGGCTGAACGGGGAGAAACGGGCCGACTTCATTGACAAGGATGAAGAGAATTTCAGCCCCGAAGGCTTTTTCGGCTTACAAGTACATAGTGGCGAGTCAGGTGACATCCTGTGGCGGAATATATACATCAAGGAGCTATGA
- a CDS encoding Ig-like domain-containing protein gives MNKVFSFKRTLFLCFLLPLFSIVSHATPPDLTNGGVPDHDYRYNLGPTGMRGYLYRPIRDSRQILVTTVETGSPADGILAVGDVILGADGTGAEPVEFTSDARKTLALAIGDAEANNPAVLKLLRWRDDIVTTVEVPLQYLGAYSATAPYNCAKSAAILENGLDYIMANEDAGKFSMAALALLAANDPSNPKNAARQSQAQTYATSLIVDQARIDFWKSGDIDRESKISWKLGHELTVLTEYYLQTNDASVLPTIEAMAIQIANGTSLFGTMGHQLTGKAADGSLNGPYRVGYGVINSTVVPCFMGLRLAKECGISVAEVDAAIDRMSKYVGYHAGWGSMSYGEHEPTTQKHAGNGKSGAAALAFALDSTRDFERTYFAKLSVASAKERESGHTGPFFNFLWTPLGANVGGEEAAAAHFSEISWLLDFNRRWDWGFDYDVNDSSNSLQWKDQFWMSTPALLTYAMPLRQLHITGRNQDPADWLSSAEVADALFSASFDASGRSSNDLLSDLNSWSSNVQQKAANELASRTAEHATLLPTLHSMATDPDGGRSRAGACMALGGIADDSSASVLAGLLTDADVRVRLESAKAMQQLSRSANLTVLDTILSAVATTAKPALPIDPEDPLHHAHGQLSRLLFNSDGTFGPQGVIAGNQLDGVDRNLLYPAIRAVAEHPQALTRNSLVQTYPSLAPEDFEPMVGTVLKSAMSVVLADRMFAGADRKAAIQYLQANDVMDGVPASIYLFNDSVERTGAVNNLGSYGASVDDVTPSADVEFFLKKLLTGGYQAAAQAALDAIAADSDPESLTSLKRFDSVSADDSQLTLPADQTQLHATVTNLGEVDTVYTWRKLHGAGNVTFSINGTTASSTTTVQFDGTPGKYTFEVVASDEYELTEVSETVAVTLYDTDGTLPANDPPVANAQTVSVAPAVRAAITLGGSDPEGLPLVYFVATSPKHGVLSGTAPNLIYTANYTYTLGSDSFDFIVMDSEGNTDTATVTINVDPDAGIEQYVHEPFDYPVGLLAGNTGGTGFVGAWADGPEPGTASIYDETTAVTPVDTGYGTLSWDGVLDNMPRTQTGTANFVGGTANDGDKWESYRTLAQDAGTMAGADGVLWVSMLWHKEGWSWGQHGALALATDCFKSKSRALDTSGSYGSGAGDGLGLAWSGTNTKDYSVAVFNGGSQVDLAIRSGQLNKDYLLVLKFEFGATDKVSAFAFEETTIVDEAVFEAYAVTATGVVDESTLNILTFSNVRGDHAYDDIRVGNTLASVAAFAENNYDVTSPTPDPMTFDVAPVAQGYSSITMTATTASDPSGVEYYFTCTAGGAPDSGWQDSPIYTVDGLTPETEFTFTVVARDKSVNKNMTAPSSPLSATTESQSDLYVHEPFDYPVGPLAGASGGVGLSGAWADGPESGTASVYDETTAVTPVDTGYGTLSWDGVLNNLPDTQTGTANFVGGTANDGDKWESYRPLALDAGTLAGADGVLWASMLWHKGSYSFGQHGALALTTDSFKSRSTALDTSGSYGSGAGDGLGLAWKGSNSTDYSVAVFNGGSQVDIAHQPGQGDRDYVVVLKFEFGATDKVSVYAFEESETLDEAVFEANAVSASGVVDESTLNILTFSNARGDHAYDDIRIGKTFATVVGGDSTGGNNAPVADDQSVSTDEDTSVAVTLTATDVDGDPLTYAVVTGPANGTLTGTAPDLTYAPNGHYNGSDSFTFKASDGTVDSNIATVSITVNAVNDAPVFTSDPFSTSNATQNAAYSDTIAGSATDVDGDTLTYALVSPVTWLSVASDGTLSGTPTSSDVGTNSFTVSVSDGTATAVEATLNITVINTNDAPVANDDSATVDEDGSVAITLTATDLDGDPLTYTVVTAPSNGTLSGTAPDLTYTPNADYNGTDSFTFKANDGTVDSNIATVSITISAINDAPVVLAGDAQTVTLSEGPVATGWSFAPWTGDADADISSAYTYTVAHNFGNNHGGPVTVNGVAFEEAFASSGTGWTIAGTQSNWNGDDDALITDGSEDLAEEFVYNGDPRTVTLSGLTVGETYQVDFYSVAWEDDDRIQTFSATGGEFMDINQSVYGNNNGIRITCVYTATATTQEFTITPASGSTFHLYAMTNRVTPDTVITAVATLDGTVTDADVGDIVTTTWSTFSGPATAVFGDEAAVDTTASFDTAGTYVLRLTADDGTVQPFDDVTITVEEDTSNTAPVASDDSVTTDEDSAVGITLVATDADPGDTLAYSVVSGPSNGTLSGTAPDLTYTPNGDYNGSDSFTFVANDGTVDSNIATVSITVTAVNDAPVANDDLATTAEDTDVAITLTGSDADVGDTLSYSVVTGPANGSLSGTAPNLTYTPNPDYNGSDSFTFVANDGTVDSNIATVSLTINPINNAPSVDAGTNQTVSLDGASGPWTPTDITTTAWYDASDASTIIESAGLVSQWNDKSGNANHMKQASASSQPVTGARSINGLNVMDFDGADALQEDSNAFGATIDDAFVFMVVQRDRAQEEREDFFELNPDWYLQTWVWDNPDAMFRFYSNGTAVSLRNYVPNTSGVTTLLGAYDSTTEDIKQLWVNGVNEAEGVSAGVTTTTSGVMIGAGGTTDDFDGAVAEFITIGSTVSAETRQKIEGYLAHKWGFAASLPAGHPYKDAAPQGNLATTVALDGTVSDPDVGDTVTTTWSVSSSPASVSFDDASAVDTNASFDTLGDYVLRLTADDGTDQSFDEVTITVAGPNTAPTWTANPVDEVDATEDAAYSSTLADDASDADSDSLTYAKVSGPAWLTVATNGDLSGTPSNSDVGANSFTVSVSDGAAPAVEATLNITVINTNDAPVFAADPFNAVDATEDTLYNASIAGSASDADSDPLTYAKVSGPAWLTVATNGDLSGTPSNDDVGSVPFTISVTDSIIATPIEATLNITVNNTNDAPIANDDSAASDEDNAVAITLTASDVDVGDTLSYSVVTGPANGSLSGTAPNLTYTPVANFNGSDSFTFVANDGTVDSNTATVSITVNAVNDAPVAHDQSGTTNEDTAVAVTLTASDVEGDALTYMVTGAPTNGTLSGTAPDLTYTPNANYNGSDSFTFVANDGTVDSNTATVSITVNAVNDTPVFTSDPFSAGDATEDAAYSDTIAGSATDADGDTLTYALVSPATWLSVASDGTLNGTPTNDDVGANSFTVSVSDGTAPAVEATLNITVINTNDASVANDDSATVDEDSSVVVTLTATDVDVGDTLTYTVVTGPTNGSLSGTAPDLTYTPNADYNGTDSFTFTANDGTVDSNTATVSITVNAVNDTPVADDQSVSTDEDIAAAVTLTASDVDIGDTLTYSVVAAPSNGILSGTAPSLTYTPNSNYNGTDSFTFKANDGTVDSNTATVSITINPINDAPVFASDPFSTGEATEDAAYSDTIAGSASDVEGETITYAKVDGPAWLAVASDGTLSGTPGSADVGSNSFMVSASDGTNTTPANLNIEVFGLVVEDYAYAETLIDGTVSGTITDTFSSDNNYETITEEESNGKPTDRYSFLEHKWEFDVAGGTTVSFNVEAHHSANGEGDNFTFAYSSTGVDGVYTDMLTVTKTADDNTAQSFTLPGGTSGIIHVRVLDTDTTAGNRTLDTLSVDQMYILSE, from the coding sequence ATGAATAAAGTATTCTCCTTCAAGAGAACTCTGTTTCTCTGCTTCCTGCTGCCATTGTTTTCAATCGTGTCCCACGCGACACCGCCGGATTTGACCAATGGTGGGGTGCCGGACCACGATTACCGCTACAACCTCGGGCCGACGGGCATGCGGGGCTACCTCTATCGCCCCATTCGCGACAGTCGCCAGATTCTGGTGACCACGGTTGAGACCGGCTCGCCTGCGGATGGCATCCTGGCCGTGGGCGATGTGATTCTCGGGGCGGATGGAACCGGGGCCGAACCTGTGGAGTTCACTTCGGATGCGCGCAAGACTCTGGCCCTCGCGATCGGGGATGCGGAGGCCAATAATCCGGCTGTGCTCAAGCTGCTGAGATGGCGGGATGACATCGTTACCACGGTAGAGGTGCCGCTACAATATCTCGGAGCCTATTCGGCCACGGCGCCCTACAACTGCGCCAAGTCGGCAGCCATCCTTGAGAATGGGCTCGATTACATCATGGCCAATGAAGACGCCGGGAAGTTTTCCATGGCTGCGCTCGCTTTGCTGGCGGCCAACGATCCGTCGAATCCGAAGAATGCGGCGCGCCAGAGTCAGGCCCAGACCTATGCCACCAGCTTGATCGTGGATCAGGCGAGGATTGATTTCTGGAAGTCCGGCGATATCGACAGGGAAAGTAAAATTTCCTGGAAGCTCGGGCATGAATTGACCGTACTCACGGAATACTATCTGCAGACCAACGACGCCAGCGTGTTGCCGACCATTGAGGCGATGGCGATCCAGATTGCGAACGGCACCAGCTTGTTCGGCACCATGGGCCACCAGCTCACCGGCAAGGCCGCGGATGGTTCCCTCAACGGGCCCTATCGGGTCGGCTATGGGGTGATCAACTCCACCGTGGTGCCCTGTTTTATGGGACTGCGCCTGGCCAAGGAATGTGGCATTTCCGTTGCGGAGGTCGATGCCGCGATCGACCGGATGAGCAAATATGTCGGATACCATGCCGGCTGGGGAAGCATGTCCTATGGCGAGCATGAGCCAACGACGCAAAAGCATGCAGGCAACGGCAAGTCAGGTGCCGCGGCCCTGGCCTTTGCGCTCGATTCTACACGGGATTTCGAGCGCACATATTTTGCCAAGCTTTCGGTTGCCAGCGCCAAAGAGCGCGAGAGCGGTCATACCGGTCCTTTCTTCAATTTCCTGTGGACACCCTTGGGTGCCAACGTTGGCGGCGAAGAGGCTGCGGCCGCCCACTTCAGTGAAATCAGCTGGCTGCTGGACTTTAACCGGCGTTGGGATTGGGGCTTCGACTACGATGTGAATGATTCAAGCAACAGCTTGCAGTGGAAAGATCAGTTTTGGATGTCGACGCCAGCCCTGCTGACCTATGCGATGCCCCTGCGTCAGTTGCACATTACCGGGCGCAATCAGGACCCGGCGGATTGGCTGAGCAGTGCCGAGGTCGCGGATGCCCTGTTCTCGGCTAGCTTCGATGCATCCGGGCGCAGTAGTAATGATCTTCTGAGTGATTTGAACAGCTGGTCTTCAAATGTGCAGCAAAAAGCTGCCAATGAACTGGCCAGCCGTACTGCCGAGCACGCCACGCTTCTTCCGACATTGCACAGCATGGCGACTGATCCGGATGGGGGTAGGTCGCGCGCAGGGGCTTGCATGGCTCTGGGGGGAATTGCCGATGACAGCAGTGCGTCGGTGCTCGCTGGGCTGCTGACCGATGCGGATGTCCGCGTCCGCCTTGAATCGGCGAAAGCGATGCAACAGTTGTCACGATCGGCCAACTTGACTGTACTGGACACCATCCTGTCGGCAGTTGCGACCACGGCCAAACCGGCGCTTCCGATCGATCCTGAGGATCCGCTGCACCATGCCCACGGACAGCTATCAAGATTGCTGTTCAATTCGGATGGCACGTTCGGCCCCCAAGGCGTGATTGCCGGAAACCAGCTTGATGGTGTCGATCGCAACCTGCTGTATCCTGCGATTCGGGCGGTCGCTGAGCATCCGCAAGCCTTGACGCGCAACTCATTGGTGCAAACCTATCCATCCCTCGCGCCAGAGGACTTTGAGCCCATGGTGGGAACGGTTTTGAAGTCCGCCATGAGCGTGGTTCTGGCGGATCGAATGTTTGCCGGAGCCGACCGTAAGGCAGCCATCCAGTATCTCCAAGCCAACGATGTCATGGATGGGGTTCCGGCGAGCATTTATTTGTTCAATGATTCGGTCGAAAGAACGGGTGCGGTCAACAACCTCGGCAGCTATGGTGCCTCGGTTGACGATGTGACCCCGTCGGCTGATGTGGAATTCTTCCTCAAGAAACTCCTCACCGGGGGTTATCAGGCTGCAGCCCAGGCGGCGCTGGACGCGATCGCGGCCGACAGCGATCCGGAGTCGCTGACGTCATTGAAACGCTTTGATTCGGTCAGCGCGGATGATTCGCAGCTGACCCTTCCCGCGGACCAGACGCAGTTGCATGCAACCGTCACCAACCTCGGGGAAGTCGACACCGTTTACACCTGGCGCAAGCTTCATGGTGCGGGCAACGTGACCTTCAGTATTAATGGAACCACGGCCAGTTCCACCACGACCGTTCAATTTGATGGAACGCCCGGCAAATACACCTTCGAAGTGGTGGCCAGTGATGAATACGAACTCACCGAAGTCTCGGAGACGGTGGCCGTCACCTTGTATGACACCGACGGCACGCTGCCTGCGAACGACCCGCCCGTGGCCAATGCGCAAACTGTCTCAGTGGCTCCCGCTGTGCGTGCAGCGATCACCCTCGGCGGTAGCGACCCGGAAGGTTTGCCGCTGGTCTATTTCGTCGCTACTTCTCCGAAGCATGGAGTACTGAGTGGCACGGCACCCAATTTGATATATACTGCGAATTACACCTACACGCTGGGGTCGGATAGCTTCGATTTCATCGTGATGGACAGCGAAGGAAATACGGACACTGCCACGGTGACAATCAACGTGGATCCGGACGCAGGCATCGAACAGTACGTCCATGAGCCATTTGACTATCCGGTTGGTCTACTCGCCGGTAATACCGGGGGAACCGGTTTTGTGGGTGCGTGGGCGGACGGTCCCGAACCGGGAACCGCTTCGATTTACGATGAGACGACTGCGGTTACCCCTGTGGACACGGGTTACGGGACCCTGAGTTGGGACGGTGTGCTGGATAATATGCCACGCACCCAAACCGGTACGGCCAACTTTGTGGGTGGAACCGCGAATGACGGGGATAAATGGGAGTCCTACCGCACCTTGGCCCAGGATGCGGGCACAATGGCGGGTGCCGACGGCGTCCTGTGGGTCAGCATGTTGTGGCACAAGGAGGGTTGGTCATGGGGGCAACATGGAGCCCTGGCCTTGGCGACGGACTGTTTCAAGTCCAAAAGCAGGGCGCTGGATACCAGCGGCAGCTATGGAAGCGGGGCAGGTGATGGCCTTGGATTGGCATGGTCGGGAACCAACACAAAGGACTATAGTGTCGCCGTATTCAACGGTGGTTCTCAAGTGGATCTCGCAATACGGTCGGGTCAATTAAACAAGGATTACCTGCTCGTGCTCAAATTTGAATTCGGTGCGACGGACAAGGTTTCGGCCTTTGCCTTTGAGGAGACGACCATCGTTGACGAGGCGGTCTTCGAGGCGTATGCGGTGACGGCGACCGGGGTGGTGGATGAAAGCACCTTGAATATCCTGACCTTCTCGAATGTACGCGGGGATCATGCCTACGATGACATTCGTGTGGGCAACACATTGGCGTCGGTGGCGGCATTTGCGGAGAACAACTACGATGTAACTAGTCCCACTCCGGATCCGATGACCTTTGATGTGGCACCGGTCGCACAGGGGTATTCCAGCATCACCATGACTGCCACGACGGCCAGCGATCCCAGTGGTGTGGAATATTACTTCACCTGCACTGCGGGAGGCGCGCCGGATAGCGGCTGGCAGGATAGTCCGATCTACACGGTGGATGGGCTGACACCGGAAACGGAATTTACATTCACCGTGGTGGCACGTGACAAAAGCGTGAACAAAAACATGACAGCGCCATCAAGCCCGTTGAGCGCAACAACCGAGAGCCAGTCTGATTTGTACGTGCACGAGCCGTTCGACTATCCGGTTGGCCCCTTGGCTGGGGCCAGCGGTGGGGTAGGTTTGAGTGGCGCTTGGGCCGATGGCCCCGAATCGGGAACCGCCTCGGTTTACGATGAGACGACTGCGGTCACTCCTGTGGACACGGGTTACGGAACCCTGAGTTGGGACGGTGTTTTGAACAACCTTCCTGACACCCAAACCGGTACGGCCAACTTTGTGGGTGGAACCGCGAATGACGGGGATAAATGGGAGTCCTACCGCCCCTTGGCTCTGGATGCGGGCACCCTGGCGGGTGCCGACGGAGTCTTGTGGGCCAGCATGCTGTGGCATAAGGGGAGCTACTCGTTCGGGCAGCATGGAGCGCTGGCCTTGACGACGGACTCTTTCAAGTCCCGAAGCACGGCGCTGGATACCAGCGGCAGCTATGGAAGTGGGGCAGGCGATGGCCTTGGATTGGCATGGAAGGGGTCCAATTCAACGGACTACAGCGTCGCTGTTTTCAACGGTGGTAGCCAAGTGGATATCGCACATCAGCCGGGTCAAGGGGACAGGGATTACGTGGTGGTGCTCAAGTTTGAATTCGGTGCCACGGACAAGGTCTCGGTCTATGCCTTTGAGGAGTCGGAGACTCTCGACGAGGCGGTTTTTGAGGCCAATGCAGTGTCGGCAAGCGGGGTGGTGGATGAAAGCACCTTGAATATCCTGACTTTCTCGAATGCACGCGGGGATCATGCCTACGATGATATCCGCATCGGAAAAACATTTGCCACGGTGGTCGGCGGGGATTCAACGGGGGGCAACAACGCTCCGGTGGCGGACGACCAGTCGGTCAGCACGGACGAGGACACATCCGTTGCGGTGACCCTGACGGCCACCGACGTGGACGGCGACCCGCTGACTTATGCCGTTGTGACCGGACCGGCTAACGGTACGCTCACCGGCACGGCTCCAGATCTGACCTATGCGCCGAATGGTCACTACAACGGCAGTGACAGCTTCACCTTTAAGGCGAGCGACGGTACGGTCGACTCGAATATCGCGACGGTCTCGATCACGGTCAATGCGGTCAATGATGCACCGGTCTTCACCAGCGATCCGTTCAGCACGAGCAATGCGACCCAGAATGCGGCCTACAGTGACACGATTGCAGGCAGCGCAACGGATGTGGATGGGGATACCCTGACCTACGCACTGGTCAGCCCTGTGACTTGGTTGAGTGTGGCCAGCGACGGAACGCTCAGTGGCACGCCGACCAGCAGCGATGTGGGGACGAACAGCTTCACGGTGAGTGTGAGCGATGGAACCGCAACTGCGGTTGAGGCCACGCTGAACATCACTGTGATCAATACCAATGATGCCCCGGTGGCCAATGACGACTCGGCAACGGTCGACGAAGACGGCTCGGTGGCCATCACTCTCACCGCCACCGACTTGGACGGCGATCCGCTGACCTACACGGTGGTGACCGCTCCGTCCAATGGTACTTTGAGCGGCACGGCTCCGGACCTGACTTACACGCCGAATGCGGACTACAACGGTACCGACAGCTTCACCTTCAAGGCCAACGACGGCACGGTGGATTCAAATATCGCGACGGTCAGCATTACAATCAGCGCCATTAATGATGCTCCGGTCGTACTGGCCGGTGATGCTCAAACCGTGACCCTGAGTGAAGGACCGGTTGCGACGGGCTGGAGTTTCGCCCCTTGGACAGGCGATGCGGATGCCGACATCTCCAGCGCTTACACCTACACCGTTGCGCACAACTTCGGTAACAACCATGGCGGTCCTGTGACCGTGAATGGTGTGGCCTTCGAAGAGGCCTTCGCCAGCTCGGGAACGGGTTGGACCATCGCCGGAACTCAGAGTAATTGGAATGGTGATGATGACGCCCTTATCACCGACGGTAGCGAAGACCTTGCGGAGGAATTCGTCTACAATGGCGATCCACGAACCGTAACCTTGAGCGGTTTGACCGTCGGCGAGACCTATCAAGTCGATTTCTATAGCGTCGCCTGGGAAGACGACGACCGTATCCAGACATTCAGTGCCACAGGCGGCGAATTCATGGATATCAACCAGTCGGTCTATGGGAATAACAACGGCATCCGTATCACCTGTGTCTACACGGCGACAGCCACCACTCAGGAATTCACCATTACGCCAGCAAGCGGGAGTACCTTCCACCTCTATGCCATGACCAACCGGGTGACTCCAGATACTGTAATCACTGCAGTGGCCACCCTCGATGGAACGGTGACGGATGCGGATGTGGGTGATATCGTAACGACCACTTGGAGCACCTTCTCTGGGCCCGCCACGGCAGTCTTCGGAGACGAAGCTGCGGTGGATACCACGGCGTCCTTCGATACGGCAGGCACGTATGTGCTGCGCCTGACTGCGGACGACGGAACCGTGCAGCCCTTCGATGATGTGACGATTACAGTGGAGGAGGACACCAGCAATACCGCACCGGTGGCCAGTGACGATTCGGTGACCACGGACGAGGATAGCGCTGTCGGGATTACGCTGGTCGCGACGGATGCGGACCCGGGTGATACGCTTGCCTACTCGGTCGTGAGCGGTCCTTCCAACGGCACGCTCAGCGGTACGGCACCGGACCTGACCTACACGCCGAACGGCGATTACAACGGCAGCGACAGCTTTACCTTCGTGGCGAACGACGGCACGGTGGACTCGAATATTGCCACGGTAAGCATCACGGTCACGGCTGTGAATGATGCACCGGTTGCCAACGATGACTTGGCAACGACTGCTGAAGACACGGATGTCGCGATCACGTTGACCGGCAGCGATGCGGATGTCGGCGACACGCTGAGCTACTCTGTAGTTACTGGCCCTGCCAATGGCAGCTTGAGCGGCACGGCTCCGAACCTCACGTATACGCCAAATCCGGATTATAATGGTTCCGACAGCTTTACCTTCGTGGCCAACGACGGTACGGTGGATTCAAATATCGCGACGGTGAGCCTCACGATCAATCCGATCAACAACGCGCCGAGCGTCGATGCGGGTACGAATCAAACGGTCAGCCTGGATGGGGCGAGTGGACCCTGGACGCCTACGGACATCACGACGACGGCATGGTATGATGCCAGCGATGCCTCAACGATCATTGAGTCCGCGGGCTTGGTATCCCAATGGAATGACAAGAGCGGCAACGCCAATCACATGAAACAGGCCAGCGCCTCCAGTCAGCCGGTCACCGGAGCTAGAAGCATCAACGGCCTCAACGTCATGGACTTCGATGGTGCTGATGCGTTGCAGGAGGACAGCAATGCTTTTGGTGCCACGATTGACGATGCCTTTGTCTTCATGGTTGTGCAGCGGGATCGTGCTCAAGAAGAGCGGGAAGACTTCTTTGAACTCAACCCAGACTGGTACCTCCAAACCTGGGTCTGGGACAATCCGGATGCCATGTTCCGCTTTTACAGCAACGGCACTGCGGTGAGTCTAAGAAATTACGTTCCCAACACCTCAGGTGTGACGACCCTCCTGGGCGCTTATGATTCGACCACTGAGGACATCAAGCAGCTGTGGGTGAATGGCGTCAATGAAGCTGAAGGTGTTTCTGCGGGAGTGACCACGACCACATCCGGGGTCATGATCGGTGCTGGCGGAACGACCGACGATTTCGACGGGGCGGTTGCGGAGTTCATTACCATCGGCAGTACCGTCAGTGCAGAGACCCGCCAGAAGATCGAAGGCTACCTCGCTCACAAATGGGGCTTTGCCGCCAGCCTGCCAGCAGGTCATCCCTACAAGGATGCCGCTCCACAGGGCAACCTTGCTACCACTGTCGCACTTGACGGCACGGTGAGTGATCCCGACGTGGGCGATACAGTGACGACAACCTGGAGCGTCTCGAGTAGTCCGGCTTCGGTGTCTTTCGACGACGCTTCAGCAGTTGATACCAATGCGAGCTTCGATACGCTAGGAGACTATGTGCTGCGCCTGACCGCAGATGACGGGACGGATCAAAGCTTTGATGAAGTGACCATCACCGTAGCGGGGCCAAACACTGCACCGACTTGGACGGCTAATCCGGTTGATGAGGTCGATGCGACCGAGGATGCGGCCTATAGTAGCACACTCGCCGATGATGCCAGCGATGCGGATAGTGATTCGTTGACCTACGCCAAGGTGAGTGGCCCGGCTTGGTTGACTGTCGCCACTAATGGTGACCTCAGCGGCACACCGTCGAACAGTGATGTGGGCGCCAACAGCTTCACGGTCAGTGTCAGCGATGGTGCGGCTCCTGCGGTGGAGGCGACCCTGAACATCACGGTCATCAACACCAACGACGCACCGGTCTTCGCCGCCGACCCGTTCAATGCGGTCGATGCCACCGAGGACACACTTTACAATGCTTCGATCGCCGGTTCAGCCAGCGATGCAGACAGTGATCCGTTGACCTACGCCAAGGTGAGTGGTCCGGCCTGGTTGACTGTGGCCACCAATGGTGACCTCAGCGGTACGCCGTCCAACGATGACGTAGGATCGGTGCCCTTCACGATCAGCGTGACCGATAGCATTATTGCCACGCCAATCGAGGCCACGTTGAACATTACGGTGAATAATACGAACGATGCGCCAATCGCGAATGATGATTCGGCGGCATCCGATGAAGACAACGCAGTCGCGATCACGCTGACGGCCAGCGATGTGGATGTCGGCGACACGCTGAGCTACTCTGTAGTTACTGGCCCTGCCAATGGCAGCCTGAGCGGCACGGCTCCGAACCTCACGTATACGCCGGTTGCGAACTTCAACGGCTCGGACAGTTTTACCTTCGTAGCGAACGACGGCACGGTGGACTCGAACACCGCGACGGTCTCGATTACAGTTAACGCGGTCAACGATGCGCCGGTCGCCCACGATCAATCGGGTACAACCAACGAAGACACTGCGGTTGCAGTCACGCTGACGGCCAGCGATGTCGAAGGTGATGCGCTGACCTATATGGTTACCGGGGCCCCGACCAACGGTACCCTCAGCGGCACCGCCCCGGATCTGACCTACACTCCGAACGCCAACTATAACGGCAGCGACAGCTTCACCTTCGTGGCCAACGATGGCACGGTCGACTCGAATACCGCGACGGTATCGATTACGGTGAACGCGGTCAACGATACGCCGGTCTTCACCAGCGATCCGTTCAGCGCGGGCGATGCGACCGAGGATGCGGCCTACAGCGACACGATCGCGGGCAGCGCAACGGACGCGGACGGAGATACCTTGACTTACGCCCTGGTCAGTCCGGCGACCTGGTTGAGCGTGGCCAGCGACGGAACGCTCAATGGTACGCCGACCAATGATGACGTTGGAGCAAATAGCTTCACGGTGAGTGTGAGCGACGGCACGGCTCCAGCGGTTGAAGCCACGCTGAACATCACAGTGATCAATACCAATGATGCATCGGTGGCCAATGACGACTCGGCAACCGTGGACGAAGACAGTTCGGTGGTCGTTACGCTGACCGCCACCGACGTGGATGTCGGCGACACGTTGACATACACGGTTGTCACTGGTCCGACCAATGGCAGCTTGAGCGGCACGGCTCCGGACCTGACCTACACGCCAAATGCGGACTATAACGGCACGGACAGCTTCACCTTCACGGCGAACGACGGCACGGTCGACTCGAACACCGCGACGGTCTCGATCACGGTGAACGCGGTCAACGATACGCCGGTTGCGGACGACCAGTCGGTCAGCACAGATGAGGATATTGCTGCTGCGGTCACTCTGACGGCCAGCGATGTGGATATCGGTGATACGTTGACTTACAGCGTGGTCGCCGCACCTTCGAATGGTATCCTGAGCGGTACGGCTCCGAGCCTGACCTATACGCCGAACAGCAACTACAACGGTACGGACAGCTTTACCTTCAAGGCCAATGACGGCACGGTGGACTCGAACACCGCGACGGTCTCGATCACGATCAATCCGATCAATGACGCGCCGGTCTTTGCCAGCGATCCGTTCAGCACGGGCGAGGCGACCGAGGACGCAGCCTACAGCGATACGATCGCCGGAAGTGCCAGCGATGTGGAAGGCGAGACGATCACCTACGCCAAGGTGGACGGTCCGGCCTGGCTCGCAGTGGCTTCTGACGGAACCTTAAGC